The bacterium genome includes a window with the following:
- a CDS encoding type III polyketide synthase — protein sequence MPALVGIETIVPPFVYRQEVAGDFARQLFGGSAINVARLLPIFKHAEIDQRHFCMPAEWYGQEHSFSEKNRLYTEQAVALASAAVRRLCAQHQLTPQEIDHLFFVSTTGIATPSIDAHLVNTLSLRPSVRRSPLWGLGCAGGVAGLSRAADWLRAYPDKRAVVIALELCSLTFIRRDFSKSNFVATSLFGDGAAAALLVGDACPLDNPRCVRILASDAITWRDSLEVMGWEMNDHGLKVLFSKDIPTIVRESARPAIQQFLAAQGMTLDDISDFLSHPGGAKVIAAYTEALDIPPHKTKYMWQILRDYGNMSSATVLFVWHEYLKSADYKSGSHILATTLGPGFSSEMILGQCQ from the coding sequence TTGCCAGCGCTTGTTGGTATCGAGACCATTGTGCCGCCATTTGTCTACCGCCAGGAAGTTGCCGGCGATTTTGCCCGGCAGCTTTTCGGCGGATCTGCGATCAACGTTGCCCGCCTGCTGCCCATCTTCAAACACGCCGAAATCGACCAGCGGCATTTCTGCATGCCGGCGGAATGGTATGGCCAGGAGCATTCCTTCAGTGAGAAGAATCGTTTGTACACCGAGCAAGCGGTGGCGCTGGCGAGCGCAGCCGTGCGCCGGCTGTGTGCGCAGCATCAGCTCACGCCGCAGGAGATTGATCATCTCTTCTTCGTTTCCACCACCGGCATTGCCACTCCGAGTATTGATGCCCATCTTGTGAATACCCTGTCTTTGCGGCCGTCGGTCCGGCGTTCTCCACTCTGGGGCCTGGGCTGCGCCGGCGGCGTGGCGGGTTTGTCCCGCGCGGCTGACTGGCTGAGAGCCTATCCGGACAAACGCGCGGTGGTCATCGCGCTGGAATTGTGCAGCTTGACTTTCATCCGCCGGGATTTTTCGAAAAGCAACTTTGTGGCGACCTCGCTGTTCGGCGACGGCGCGGCTGCCGCGCTTCTGGTTGGTGATGCCTGCCCGCTGGACAATCCGCGCTGCGTCAGAATCTTGGCCTCCGACGCCATTACTTGGCGCGATTCGCTGGAAGTGATGGGTTGGGAAATGAATGACCACGGCCTGAAGGTGCTGTTCTCCAAGGATATTCCCACCATCGTGCGGGAATCGGCCCGGCCCGCCATTCAGCAATTTCTTGCGGCGCAAGGCATGACGCTGGATGACATTTCGGATTTCCTTTCGCATCCCGGCGGCGCCAAAGTGATCGCTGCTTACACCGAAGCACTCGATATTCCGCCCCACAAGACGAAGTACATGTGGCAAATCTTGCGCGACTATGGCAACATGTCGAGCGCGACCGTGCTTTTCGTCTGGCACGAGTACTTGAAATCAGCCGATTACAAAAGTGGAAGTCACATTCTGGCGACCACGCTCGGGCCGGGCTTCTCCTCCGAAATGATCCTGGGCCAGTGCCAATGA
- a CDS encoding RNA polymerase sigma factor RpoD/SigA → MAKKRKVTESRTKQSIEKYLEEIGGYSPLAPEEEVELARQIRKSNGKALDKLVKANLRFVISVAKEYQGQGLPLQDLISEGNLGLIKAAQRFDETRGFKFISYAVWWIRQSILQALAEQSRVVRLPLNRVGAINKVGRALEELEKRFGREPSMEEIADKMELTAYEVADVLKTSARHLSLDEPFKEEEGNSLLDVIESDRYAPPDDGLMQESLQVEIDKVLSTLKPREAEIIRLYFGLDGDRPLTLEEIGEHFKLTRERVRQIKEKALRRLRHRSRLEPLRKYLG, encoded by the coding sequence ATGGCCAAGAAACGCAAAGTAACCGAAAGCCGGACCAAACAGTCGATTGAGAAATATCTCGAAGAGATTGGTGGATATTCCCCACTGGCCCCCGAAGAGGAAGTGGAACTGGCCCGACAGATCCGCAAAAGCAATGGCAAAGCCCTGGACAAATTGGTGAAAGCCAACCTCCGCTTCGTCATCAGCGTTGCCAAAGAATATCAGGGCCAGGGATTGCCCTTGCAGGATCTGATCAGCGAGGGCAACCTGGGCTTGATCAAAGCAGCGCAGCGCTTCGATGAGACCCGGGGCTTCAAATTCATTTCCTATGCGGTGTGGTGGATTCGCCAGTCGATCCTGCAGGCACTCGCCGAGCAAAGCCGGGTTGTGCGTCTGCCGCTCAACCGCGTCGGCGCCATCAACAAAGTCGGCCGCGCGCTGGAAGAGCTTGAGAAGCGCTTTGGCCGCGAGCCCAGCATGGAAGAAATCGCCGACAAGATGGAGTTGACCGCTTATGAAGTGGCGGACGTGCTGAAGACCTCGGCGCGCCATCTTTCGCTCGATGAGCCGTTCAAGGAAGAAGAAGGCAACAGCCTGCTCGATGTCATCGAGAGCGATCGCTATGCCCCGCCGGATGACGGGTTGATGCAGGAATCGCTGCAGGTGGAAATCGACAAGGTCTTGTCGACGCTCAAGCCGCGCGAAGCCGAGATCATCCGGCTCTACTTCGGTTTGGATGGCGACCGGCCATTGACCCTGGAAGAAATCGGCGAACACTTCAAGCTGACGCGCGAACGTGTGCGCCAGATCAAAGAAAAAGCCCTGCGCCGGCTGCGGCATCGCTCCCGCCTGGAACCCTTGCGCAAGTATCTGGGTTGA